A stretch of Clostridia bacterium DNA encodes these proteins:
- a CDS encoding phenylacetate--CoA ligase has protein sequence MERAELEKLQLERLQKTVERCYHDVPHYRKKFQELGIDPSDIQSLDDLTKLPFTVKTDLRDNYPYGMFAVPMSEIVRIHSSSGTTGKPTVVGYNRHDLNIWSELMARSLACAGATKNDVIHNAYGYGLFTGGLGVHYGCEKLGASVIPISGGNSKKQVMIMQDYGSTVLCCTPSYALNLAEVMNDLGVAPTDLKLKVGIFGAEPWSAEMREKIEKLLGIQALDIYGLSEIIGPGVGIECPYKKGLHIWEDHFIVEIVDPVTLQPVAEGQKGELVITSLTKETLPMIRYRTRDITTAHYEKCECGRTHVRIDRISGRSDDMLIIRGVNVFPSQIESALLNIGQVEPHYLIIVDRVGNLDTIEVQVEVSQGLFTDDVKGLEALERTVKNSIESTLGISVKVRLVEPKSIERSTGKAKRVIDKRKNRE, from the coding sequence ATGGAGCGCGCTGAATTGGAAAAATTGCAATTGGAACGGTTGCAAAAAACAGTGGAGCGTTGCTACCATGATGTGCCACATTACCGGAAGAAATTTCAGGAATTAGGCATAGACCCTAGCGACATCCAGTCGCTGGATGATTTAACGAAGTTACCGTTTACAGTGAAGACAGATCTTAGGGATAATTACCCGTATGGAATGTTTGCGGTACCCATGAGTGAAATCGTAAGAATTCATTCTTCTTCTGGAACCACGGGTAAGCCGACAGTGGTTGGCTATAATAGACATGATTTAAACATCTGGAGTGAGTTGATGGCGAGAAGCCTAGCTTGCGCTGGTGCGACCAAGAATGATGTGATTCACAACGCCTATGGATATGGATTATTTACCGGCGGTTTGGGTGTCCACTATGGCTGTGAAAAACTGGGTGCCTCAGTTATCCCAATTTCTGGAGGCAATTCTAAAAAGCAGGTTATGATTATGCAGGACTATGGTAGCACAGTACTTTGCTGTACACCGTCCTATGCTCTTAATTTGGCAGAAGTAATGAACGACCTGGGTGTTGCACCCACAGACCTTAAATTGAAGGTGGGCATATTCGGTGCAGAACCGTGGTCAGCTGAGATGCGTGAAAAGATTGAAAAGCTGTTGGGCATTCAGGCGCTAGATATTTATGGTTTATCTGAAATTATTGGGCCTGGAGTTGGAATCGAATGTCCCTACAAAAAAGGACTACATATCTGGGAAGACCATTTTATTGTAGAAATTGTGGACCCAGTAACCTTACAACCAGTAGCGGAAGGCCAAAAAGGTGAACTGGTAATCACCTCCCTCACCAAAGAAACCCTTCCCATGATTCGCTACCGTACAAGAGATATCACGACTGCACACTATGAGAAGTGTGAATGTGGTAGAACTCATGTACGTATTGATCGGATTAGTGGACGTAGTGATGATATGTTGATCATTCGTGGTGTGAATGTATTCCCCAGCCAGATTGAAAGTGCCTTACTAAATATTGGACAGGTTGAACCCCACTATCTGATTATTGTAGACCGGGTTGGAAATTTGGATACCATTGAAGTGCAAGTGGAAGTAAGCCAAGGATTATTTACAGATGATGTAAAGGGTCTTGAAGCCCTGGAAAGAACGGTTAAGAATTCGATTGAAAGCACTTTGGGTATTTCGGTCAAGGTACGTTTGGTAGAACCAAAGTCCATTGAGCGAAGCACCGGTAAAGCCAAGCGCGTCATTGATAAGAGAAAAAATAGGGAGTGA
- a CDS encoding ACT domain-containing protein: MKIVQISVFIENKPGRLSAVSSILAENNINIRALSIADTSDFGILRLIVDKPEEAYAKLKENGLTASITNVLSVRMPDKPGGLSNVLKVLNENDINVEYMYAFVSKASDDALVVFKVENIEDAEVKLQSTDIKVLSRDEVYGL, from the coding sequence ATGAAAATCGTACAAATATCAGTCTTTATTGAGAATAAACCAGGCAGACTATCTGCAGTATCTAGTATTTTGGCAGAAAATAATATCAATATCCGCGCCCTTTCAATTGCGGATACGTCAGATTTTGGTATTCTACGCCTGATTGTAGATAAGCCTGAGGAAGCCTATGCCAAATTGAAAGAAAATGGTTTAACTGCGAGCATCACCAATGTGCTCAGTGTAAGAATGCCCGACAAACCAGGCGGCTTATCTAATGTATTAAAAGTGCTGAATGAAAACGATATCAATGTGGAATACATGTATGCTTTTGTCAGCAAGGCTTCAGATGATGCTTTGGTGGTATTTAAAGTAGAGAATATTGAAGATGCAGAAGTGAAGCTACAGTCTACAGACATCAAAGTTCTGAGCAGAGACGAAGTGTATGGTCTCTAA
- a CDS encoding histidinol-phosphate transaminase: MTNKFNTKARKALDNIKPYTPGKPIEEVKRELGIDDVIKLASNENPLGPSKKAVEKMKEAIEKVNLYPDGTCFYLKQEIAAAKGVKPSQVIVGNGSDEIIKLLAEAFIEPGDNAIMANPSFSEYDFAVSLMGGFLKKVPLTDTFKHDLDAMLAAIDEKTKMIFICNPNNPTGTIVTKQEIDAFLEKVPDNVVVIFDEAYHEYAVSKEYPHGLDYVKAGWENVAVMYTFSKIYGLAGLRVGYTIADESLLSWVYRAREPFNVNSVAQAGALGAIHDDEHLKMSRKVNNEGARYIYEQLSGMGLEYVETNTNFIWINIKQDDNLVFDKLLQKGVIIRTGNVFGFPNYIRVTVGTMDENKRFIKALKEVL; encoded by the coding sequence ATGACGAATAAATTCAATACCAAGGCCAGAAAGGCTTTGGACAATATAAAACCTTATACACCAGGCAAACCCATTGAAGAAGTAAAGCGGGAACTTGGTATCGATGATGTAATTAAATTGGCTTCTAACGAAAATCCACTCGGCCCTTCAAAAAAAGCAGTCGAAAAGATGAAAGAAGCCATTGAAAAAGTAAATCTCTATCCTGATGGTACTTGCTTCTATTTGAAACAGGAAATTGCTGCTGCCAAAGGTGTGAAACCATCACAGGTTATTGTGGGCAATGGGTCTGATGAAATCATAAAATTGTTGGCGGAAGCGTTTATTGAACCAGGCGATAATGCCATTATGGCAAACCCTAGTTTTTCTGAATATGACTTTGCTGTTAGTCTGATGGGTGGCTTTCTGAAAAAGGTTCCACTTACGGATACCTTTAAGCATGATCTGGATGCAATGCTGGCGGCAATAGATGAAAAAACCAAGATGATTTTCATCTGTAACCCTAATAATCCGACCGGAACTATTGTAACCAAGCAAGAAATAGATGCTTTTTTGGAAAAAGTTCCTGATAATGTAGTCGTAATATTTGATGAAGCATATCATGAATACGCTGTTTCAAAGGAATATCCACATGGCTTAGACTATGTGAAGGCTGGCTGGGAGAATGTTGCGGTAATGTACACTTTCTCAAAGATATATGGTTTAGCTGGTCTAAGGGTTGGCTATACGATTGCTGATGAGTCCCTTTTGTCATGGGTATACAGGGCGCGTGAGCCATTCAATGTGAACTCAGTAGCACAAGCCGGTGCTCTTGGCGCGATCCATGATGATGAACACCTTAAGATGAGCCGGAAGGTTAACAATGAAGGTGCAAGGTATATTTACGAACAGCTCTCTGGAATGGGACTTGAGTATGTTGAAACCAATACAAACTTTATTTGGATAAATATCAAACAAGATGATAATCTTGTCTTTGATAAACTGCTCCAAAAAGGTGTGATTATTCGGACCGGAAACGTATTTGGTTTCCCGAACTATATCCGGGTTACGGTAGGGACAATGGACGAAAACAAACGATTTATCAAGGCATTAAAAGAAGTATTGTAA
- a CDS encoding N-acetylmuramoyl-L-alanine amidase yields MQRRTKRWIIMMVCALLMIPAQFAWAGEVQYVNLELDNQPLSMDVKPYIDENQRTIVPISFVSTSMGYDVLWHAAEKKVSVSGKNTDIELEIGSKETLVNNQTVMIDTKAIIVEGRTMVPLRFVMEQMGATVGYESSSKTVMLTSPQQEEGTKVVDKIRIQVSTVLNVRTSPRTDQDNVIGKAENGSIYSVEDTTEGWYEIDFNGKNGWVSAEYCAIEKYRYVTTEETDDDDEPSVEDSNDEDEIPVIDVKKVQVDVSYGSSLHVRESASMTADILGRVVRGDTFNYLGKSGDWYKIEYANTTGYVHQDYAKLIEVQEIDYDNIEAKYCKINSPVVNVRSTPEVMEDDSNKITQVLFGSTYDIVDSTDEWYAIELENGKTGWLVKRAVDLLDSFGNTISSDGIELKNLSKIFIIDTDDVNIRKGPDKDYDKITSVDEGAAFKIMGTSGDWYKISLQDGRIGYVASWLGVARSEIRYADQIEERDRKELAEIEDIDISDAGVVVESNEDLLYEVFVLDNPNRAMIQFYDVTIDKDFIDTVRVGGDKLEKVEIDSYGESGVRIVLHFDGAASLDVAGDAKKGQEEVTFTVKEALLAGKTIVIDPGHGAYKDNGNFDVGATSPSGIYEYIVNNDIGMDVANRLIAHGANVILTHDDGKLINMDLDDRVKLANAEDADIFVSIHSDSFPENTSACGMATYYYHGNGNIDEKIDLATEVQNNLALYTGRPNNGIKLRSFFVIKNTDMPSILVEVGFLSNPVEEKLLQTSSFRSLAAEGIVNGILTYFER; encoded by the coding sequence ATGCAACGTAGAACAAAGCGATGGATAATAATGATGGTGTGCGCGCTACTCATGATTCCCGCTCAATTCGCTTGGGCTGGGGAAGTGCAATATGTAAATTTAGAGCTGGACAACCAGCCCTTGTCGATGGATGTAAAACCTTATATCGATGAGAATCAACGTACTATCGTTCCGATTAGCTTTGTTAGTACCTCTATGGGCTATGATGTCTTATGGCATGCTGCAGAAAAGAAGGTATCTGTTAGTGGAAAGAATACGGATATAGAACTGGAGATTGGTTCTAAAGAAACCCTGGTAAACAACCAAACCGTGATGATCGATACGAAAGCGATCATCGTTGAGGGGAGAACCATGGTCCCACTCAGATTTGTCATGGAACAGATGGGTGCTACAGTAGGTTATGAATCTTCTAGTAAAACGGTTATGCTTACTTCCCCTCAACAAGAAGAGGGAACCAAGGTTGTTGATAAGATTCGCATCCAGGTTTCCACTGTTCTGAACGTAAGGACATCTCCTAGAACAGATCAGGATAATGTGATTGGAAAAGCAGAGAATGGAAGTATATATTCAGTAGAAGATACGACAGAAGGCTGGTATGAAATCGATTTCAATGGTAAAAATGGATGGGTTTCTGCGGAATACTGTGCTATAGAAAAATACCGCTATGTGACTACCGAAGAAACAGATGATGACGATGAACCTTCCGTTGAGGATTCTAATGATGAGGATGAAATTCCCGTGATTGATGTTAAGAAGGTTCAAGTAGATGTGTCGTATGGAAGCAGTTTGCATGTTCGGGAAAGTGCATCCATGACGGCAGATATTTTGGGAAGAGTAGTCAGGGGAGATACATTTAACTATTTGGGAAAATCTGGAGATTGGTACAAGATTGAGTATGCCAATACGACTGGCTATGTACACCAGGACTATGCTAAATTGATTGAAGTTCAGGAAATCGATTATGATAACATCGAAGCAAAGTACTGTAAAATCAATTCGCCAGTAGTGAATGTTCGTTCAACACCAGAAGTTATGGAAGACGACAGTAACAAAATCACCCAGGTGCTTTTTGGCAGTACCTATGACATTGTGGACAGCACAGATGAATGGTATGCCATCGAACTAGAAAATGGTAAGACGGGTTGGCTCGTAAAACGAGCAGTGGACCTATTGGATTCATTTGGCAATACGATTAGTTCTGATGGAATTGAACTGAAGAATTTGAGCAAGATTTTTATTATCGATACCGATGATGTAAACATCCGAAAAGGACCTGATAAAGATTACGATAAGATTACCAGCGTAGACGAAGGAGCAGCTTTCAAAATTATGGGAACCAGTGGTGACTGGTATAAGATTTCTTTACAGGATGGGCGAATCGGCTATGTGGCCTCGTGGCTGGGGGTGGCTCGAAGTGAGATTCGTTATGCAGATCAGATTGAAGAAAGAGATCGTAAGGAATTAGCGGAGATTGAGGATATTGATATTTCGGATGCAGGGGTTGTTGTGGAAAGTAATGAAGACTTGTTGTATGAAGTGTTTGTGTTAGACAATCCTAATCGTGCTATGATTCAATTCTACGATGTAACCATAGATAAGGACTTTATAGATACGGTCCGAGTTGGTGGGGATAAGTTAGAGAAGGTAGAAATTGATTCTTACGGAGAAAGTGGTGTTCGCATTGTACTGCACTTTGACGGAGCTGCAAGTTTGGATGTTGCTGGAGATGCCAAAAAAGGTCAGGAAGAAGTTACCTTTACAGTTAAAGAGGCCTTGCTGGCAGGAAAAACAATCGTTATTGACCCGGGTCATGGGGCGTATAAGGATAATGGAAACTTTGATGTAGGGGCAACCAGCCCAAGTGGTATCTACGAGTATATCGTCAACAATGATATTGGCATGGATGTTGCAAATCGCTTAATAGCACATGGCGCAAATGTTATTCTTACGCATGATGATGGAAAACTAATCAACATGGACTTGGATGACAGAGTCAAGTTGGCCAACGCTGAAGATGCAGATATTTTTGTCAGCATACATTCTGATTCCTTTCCTGAAAATACGTCTGCTTGTGGTATGGCGACCTACTATTACCACGGAAACGGCAATATTGATGAGAAGATTGACTTGGCCACAGAAGTACAGAACAATTTGGCACTCTATACAGGCCGTCCGAATAATGGCATCAAGTTAAGAAGCTTTTTTGTTATTAAAAACACGGATATGCCTTCCATCCTTGTAGAAGTTGGATTTTTATCCAACCCTGTGGAAGAAAAATTATTACAGACTTCTTCTTTCCGCTCCTTGGCGGCAGAAGGAATTGTGAACGGCATACTGACATATTTTGAAAGATAA
- a CDS encoding site-specific integrase produces the protein MQGSVRKRGDKWYYSFELASINGKRKRVERVGGRTKKIALTAMRKAIEEYELAGQVADITKMSVADYFDYWLKNYVEVSLRYNTKVSYASTIKNHIKPALGSKYLKTLKPAAIQELLNQMHLNGYTHGTIDLTRGIMRKALGMAVYPYQFLHSNPAQYTSVPKTAKKAKKDHPEIITPEEFKQILELFPRGSRFHLPLLIGYHTGLRAAEVCGLTKDGIDLKEKKLSVNKIMVYESGNGYHLDDPKTPDSMRTITISKYLVSEIKNHYLDQKKNALKYGPHYSHSNFVCTEENGRPLNTNILKYMYRIIKKKTGKSFHFHLLRHTHASMLLAAGANIKAIQARLGHAQITTTLDTYSHITSDLEKTTAAFLEDLAN, from the coding sequence ATGCAAGGATCAGTAAGGAAAAGAGGAGATAAGTGGTACTACTCGTTTGAACTTGCTAGCATAAACGGCAAAAGAAAACGTGTTGAGCGTGTAGGCGGACGCACAAAGAAAATTGCCCTTACGGCTATGCGTAAGGCAATAGAAGAATATGAGTTGGCTGGTCAAGTGGCAGATATAACAAAAATGAGTGTTGCAGATTATTTTGATTACTGGTTAAAAAACTACGTAGAAGTCAGTTTGCGATACAATACCAAGGTATCTTATGCGAGTACTATTAAGAATCACATAAAGCCTGCTTTAGGTTCAAAATATTTAAAGACCTTGAAACCAGCTGCTATCCAAGAATTATTGAATCAGATGCATTTAAACGGATACACTCACGGTACCATTGATTTAACGCGGGGGATTATGAGAAAAGCTTTAGGTATGGCAGTATATCCCTATCAGTTTTTGCACTCAAATCCAGCGCAATACACTAGCGTTCCGAAAACAGCAAAAAAAGCCAAGAAAGACCATCCAGAGATAATTACTCCTGAAGAGTTCAAACAAATATTAGAGTTGTTTCCTCGTGGGTCAAGATTCCACTTGCCGCTATTAATTGGATACCACACTGGTCTGCGAGCAGCAGAAGTATGTGGACTTACCAAAGATGGAATCGACTTGAAAGAAAAAAAGTTAAGTGTCAATAAGATAATGGTTTACGAATCTGGCAACGGTTACCATCTTGATGATCCTAAAACTCCAGATTCAATGCGAACCATCACTATAAGTAAGTATCTTGTTAGTGAGATCAAAAATCACTATCTAGACCAAAAAAAGAATGCACTAAAGTATGGACCTCACTACTCTCACTCCAATTTCGTTTGCACTGAAGAAAACGGACGACCTCTTAATACGAATATTTTGAAATATATGTATCGTATCATTAAAAAGAAAACCGGAAAGAGTTTTCATTTTCATCTTCTACGACACACACATGCATCTATGCTTCTTGCTGCAGGCGCTAACATTAAAGCAATTCAAGCACGACTTGGACATGCTCAAATTACTACGACATTAGATACGTATTCTCACATTACTAGTGATTTAGAAAAGACAACAGCAGCTTTCCTTGAAGACCTTGCAAATTAG
- a CDS encoding ImmA/IrrE family metallo-endopeptidase produces MTLHELLLEEAAQNSIDVVNYDIPVSALKGLYCDGMIILDNSLETEKEKTCVLAEELGHHYFTVGDILNESPIVNAKQEKLARCWAYERIVPIGSFIEAYEIQPASCVDFSEYLGVTEDFLKQAIKHYAVKYGNRLELNEYVIIFSPLGVMKRV; encoded by the coding sequence ATGACACTACACGAATTATTACTTGAAGAAGCGGCACAAAATAGTATTGATGTAGTTAATTATGATATCCCCGTAAGCGCATTAAAGGGTCTGTACTGTGATGGAATGATTATATTGGACAATTCCCTTGAAACCGAAAAAGAAAAGACTTGCGTGCTTGCTGAGGAACTAGGACATCACTATTTTACTGTGGGGGATATCTTAAATGAGTCTCCAATTGTAAATGCTAAACAAGAAAAGCTGGCCCGTTGTTGGGCCTATGAGCGAATTGTGCCCATTGGGAGTTTTATTGAAGCATACGAAATACAGCCCGCCAGCTGTGTGGATTTTTCAGAATATTTAGGTGTTACGGAGGATTTTTTAAAACAAGCCATTAAGCATTATGCTGTAAAGTATGGCAATAGGCTGGAGCTAAATGAATATGTTATTATATTCTCCCCTTTAGGGGTTATGAAGAGGGTGTGA
- a CDS encoding helix-turn-helix transcriptional regulator, with product MDRIKEVYNRKESTKSSSIGENIRTARKRKGLNQKELADKLGRTKNVISNWERGDNQPDVEMIARLCSILDVTPNWLLSWNTEPETIDTIAAHNSGITLTQEEQEKVREFAKFLKSQRKG from the coding sequence ATGGATAGGATTAAGGAAGTTTACAATCGAAAGGAATCTACAAAGAGCAGTAGTATAGGAGAAAACATTCGTACAGCTAGAAAAAGAAAAGGCTTAAACCAAAAGGAACTAGCTGATAAACTTGGCCGTACAAAAAACGTAATTTCAAATTGGGAAAGAGGAGACAATCAGCCAGATGTAGAAATGATTGCTAGGTTGTGTAGCATTCTAGATGTTACGCCTAATTGGTTGTTGTCATGGAACACCGAGCCTGAAACAATCGATACTATAGCTGCTCATAATAGTGGAATAACCTTGACACAAGAAGAACAGGAAAAAGTTAGAGAGTTTGCAAAATTTCTTAAATCCCAAAGAAAAGGATAA
- a CDS encoding helix-turn-helix transcriptional regulator, with protein sequence MVFKRISKYLKDQGIKQKAVAEKAGFSEQQFSAMMNGNRKILAEDIADICKALGKEPNDFILINSVNEEDDKE encoded by the coding sequence TTGGTATTTAAGAGAATATCAAAATATCTAAAAGACCAAGGAATTAAACAAAAGGCAGTAGCAGAAAAAGCAGGTTTTTCAGAACAACAATTCAGCGCAATGATGAACGGTAATAGAAAAATACTTGCTGAGGATATTGCCGATATTTGCAAAGCTCTAGGCAAAGAACCAAATGATTTTATTTTAATAAATAGTGTAAATGAAGAAGACGATAAAGAATAA
- a CDS encoding helix-turn-helix domain-containing protein has protein sequence MELYTVKEAATKLKTNPHMVYALIKSKHIVALKLGRIKIPDYELERFVKESQGMDLTDPENVKDLDGSRLSNQREP, from the coding sequence TTGGAACTTTACACAGTAAAAGAAGCAGCAACTAAGTTAAAAACCAATCCACATATGGTATATGCGCTGATTAAATCAAAGCATATTGTTGCTTTAAAACTTGGCAGAATTAAGATTCCAGATTATGAATTGGAACGGTTTGTCAAAGAGAGCCAGGGCATGGATTTAACCGATCCAGAGAATGTTAAGGACTTGGATGGAAGCAGGTTATCTAATCAACGAGAGCCATAG
- a CDS encoding helix-turn-helix transcriptional regulator, producing the protein MKHNKKLKQYRASLGITQREVTERLGTPKNFYSDIENGSRTPSYNFLKKLKRAFPDINIGDIFFS; encoded by the coding sequence ATGAAACATAATAAAAAGCTTAAACAATACAGAGCAAGTCTTGGAATTACTCAACGTGAAGTAACAGAACGTCTTGGTACTCCAAAGAATTTTTACAGCGACATCGAAAACGGATCTAGAACACCGAGTTACAATTTTCTAAAAAAACTTAAAAGAGCATTTCCAGATATCAATATTGGAGATATTTTCTTTAGCTAA
- a CDS encoding conserved phage C-terminal domain-containing protein: MDSESCTNVLNLLSSLGAIDKELWDKKKIVWSQNFVDGIADVYKKRYAETPRKPSFRTENLVSDTENTQSKVKESKVKDKEILSGKKNPTPPPYKKIIDYLNKKTGKQFRSTSKASKRLIQARYAEGFKEQEFIQVIDNQVAAWKAEKKMVAYLRPQTLFGSKFESYLNNSPNNRMSRPNSKYDHLVVNMMEDEDGN; the protein is encoded by the coding sequence ATGGACTCCGAGAGCTGCACAAATGTATTAAATTTATTATCAAGTTTAGGCGCAATTGACAAAGAATTATGGGATAAAAAAAAGATAGTTTGGAGTCAAAACTTTGTGGATGGAATAGCAGATGTTTACAAGAAAAGGTATGCGGAAACCCCACGCAAGCCGAGTTTTCGCACCGAAAACCTAGTTTCCGATACCGAGAATACCCAAAGTAAAGTAAAGGAAAGTAAAGTAAAGGATAAAGAGATATTGTCGGGCAAGAAAAACCCGACTCCTCCTCCTTACAAAAAAATCATCGATTACTTAAACAAAAAAACAGGCAAACAATTCAGATCAACATCGAAAGCTAGTAAACGTTTAATCCAAGCAAGGTACGCTGAAGGATTCAAGGAACAGGAGTTCATCCAGGTGATAGACAACCAAGTGGCAGCGTGGAAAGCAGAAAAGAAGATGGTAGCTTATCTTAGGCCACAGACGTTATTCGGGAGTAAGTTCGAATCGTACTTGAATAACAGTCCCAACAACCGAATGTCAAGACCAAATTCCAAATATGACCACTTGGTAGTGAACATGATGGAGGATGAAGATGGGAATTAA
- a CDS encoding RusA family crossover junction endodeoxyribonuclease, translating to MRFTIPGDPRTKKNSSQILRNRRTGKPFVAPSKAYAQYQRDCGWHLKSLFIDEPVNLKCTYYMRTRRKVDLTNLNSAICDVLVHHKVIKDDDSKIIVAMDGSRVRYDKENPRVEIEITRIED from the coding sequence ATACGATTTACGATACCAGGTGATCCCCGCACCAAGAAGAACAGCTCGCAGATCCTGAGGAACCGGAGGACAGGCAAACCATTCGTGGCACCATCGAAAGCATACGCCCAATACCAGAGAGATTGTGGCTGGCACCTAAAGTCATTGTTTATCGATGAGCCAGTAAACCTCAAGTGCACGTATTACATGCGGACACGGAGAAAGGTGGACCTCACCAACCTCAACAGTGCCATATGTGATGTCCTGGTACATCACAAGGTTATCAAGGACGACGATTCAAAAATTATCGTAGCTATGGACGGCAGCCGGGTACGATACGACAAAGAAAATCCAAGAGTTGAAATCGAGATTACAAGAATAGAGGATTGA
- a CDS encoding HTH domain-containing protein, whose translation MNELKNRIKKLLISGKTWTRKELEAYLDVSDRMIRLAIHDLRDNDHMPICSSSASGKRGYWLAKSADEYLRFGEREYGSRIESSETSLAHVKQTAYEWEFDEVSK comes from the coding sequence ATGAATGAATTGAAGAATAGAATTAAAAAATTACTGATAAGCGGTAAGACGTGGACCCGTAAAGAACTCGAAGCTTACTTAGATGTGTCTGACCGCATGATTCGGTTAGCCATCCATGACTTGAGAGACAATGACCATATGCCAATTTGTAGCAGTAGTGCAAGCGGTAAGAGAGGCTACTGGCTGGCCAAGAGTGCAGACGAATATTTGCGATTTGGGGAAAGAGAATATGGATCTAGAATTGAATCGTCGGAGACTAGCCTGGCACATGTTAAACAGACTGCATATGAATGGGAGTTTGACGAGGTATCAAAATGA
- a CDS encoding HNH endonuclease — protein MNREQHEWIRANVKGVLASDLVRMFNERFGESWSVNQARAYKKNHKLKSGIDCRYPKGSVPANKGKKVPKHKQSIATQFKKGKMPHNHLPIGSEVLSTDGYLRTKVAEPNKWKFTHKLIYQEHNGKIPEGYVVIFTDGNHLNVNIDNLVAVPRMVLLTMNRKGLFKEDTDLTKTGIKIAKVINRTYEIEKEIKVNK, from the coding sequence ATGAATAGAGAACAACACGAATGGATAAGAGCAAATGTAAAGGGCGTCTTGGCATCTGATTTAGTAAGAATGTTCAACGAACGATTTGGAGAAAGTTGGTCGGTAAATCAAGCAAGAGCATATAAAAAAAATCACAAGTTAAAAAGTGGGATAGATTGCCGATATCCAAAAGGCAGTGTTCCTGCCAACAAGGGAAAGAAAGTGCCAAAACATAAACAATCCATAGCTACGCAATTTAAAAAAGGAAAAATGCCACACAATCATTTACCTATTGGTTCCGAAGTACTCTCAACGGATGGATATTTAAGAACAAAAGTGGCAGAGCCTAATAAATGGAAATTCACACATAAGCTAATATACCAGGAACATAACGGAAAAATACCTGAGGGATATGTTGTAATTTTTACAGATGGCAATCACCTGAACGTGAACATTGATAATTTAGTGGCAGTACCTAGAATGGTACTACTGACAATGAACCGTAAAGGATTATTCAAAGAAGACACTGATCTAACTAAGACAGGAATCAAAATTGCTAAGGTGATTAACAGAACTTACGAAATAGAGAAAGAAATTAAGGTGAATAAATGA
- a CDS encoding HNH endonuclease, translating to MNLTKANKLVIERDQRICQLCGKRATDVHHIVPAGMGGKRVNEPYNMICLCDECHRRAHKDRTFRVSMEDWSRERYGNKVDELILRKRGVL from the coding sequence ATGAACTTAACCAAAGCGAATAAGTTAGTCATAGAAAGGGACCAGCGCATCTGCCAGCTATGTGGCAAGAGAGCAACGGACGTGCATCACATAGTACCTGCCGGTATGGGCGGTAAACGTGTAAATGAGCCTTACAATATGATTTGCCTTTGCGATGAATGCCATAGACGAGCCCACAAGGACAGAACATTCAGGGTAAGCATGGAAGATTGGAGCAGGGAACGATACGGCAACAAGGTAGATGAATTAATACTGAGAAAGCGAGGTGTCCTCTGA
- a CDS encoding single-stranded DNA-binding protein, with protein MYNRIILTGNLITNPEERIGNDKKKRAIYKLEVKRMYHREGDPESDTFRIISSSKQAENDLKYLTEHALVIVEGRLEFTNEYPNVLADNVRYIANGQQK; from the coding sequence ATGTATAACCGAATTATACTGACTGGTAACCTAATCACGAATCCGGAAGAACGAATAGGGAACGATAAAAAGAAAAGAGCTATCTATAAGCTAGAGGTAAAAAGAATGTACCACAGAGAAGGAGACCCTGAGTCAGATACATTCAGAATCATATCGAGCTCCAAACAGGCTGAGAATGATTTAAAGTATCTCACAGAGCACGCACTAGTGATTGTCGAGGGTCGGCTAGAATTCACGAACGAATATCCAAATGTTCTTGCGGACAATGTGCGGTACATCGCCAATGGTCAGCAGAAATGA